A single window of Nicotiana tomentosiformis chromosome 1, ASM39032v3, whole genome shotgun sequence DNA harbors:
- the LOC138909075 gene encoding uncharacterized protein, which yields MNKVGTSSLFNEAQQALNRASMLHHESFFRSCLEISQLELEVKEKVQKDMYMDLSEQQDEALKDLPILHAELEKAQNEASSLMGEHADLVKKVQKKVDLINQLRDEMNEVKAMTEAWKSRMNLLGSEKEAVKEELASAKDQLQLAKNKVDKWSQLNDELRAQLNSDVTERDALGQEYAVLRSKLEATYIDSSDLEEMLAQYKADVEIVEACLKTKIEYVKRLFRRETFEEIHA from the exons ATGAACAAAGTAGGCACGTCAAGCCTCTTCAATGAGGCACAACAggcactgaaccgg GCTTCAATGCTTCATCATGAAAGCTTTTTTAGGTCCTGCTTGGAGATCAGCCAGCTCGAGTTAGAGGTCAAAGAGAAAGTTCAGAAGGACATGTATATGGATCTTAGTGAACAACAAGACGAGGCCCTCAAGGACCTCCCAATTCTCCACGCCGAGCTGGAAAAAGCTCAGAATGAGGCCTCGTCCTTGATGGGGGAGCATGCCGACCTGGTCAAGAAG GTCCAAAAGAAGGTAGACCTGATCAACCAGCTTCGGGATGAGATGAACGAGGTCAAAGCCATGACCGAGGCATGGAAGAGCAGGATGAACCTGCTGGGTTCGGAAAAAGAGGCTGTAAAAGAGGAGTTGGCATCAGCCAAGGACCAACTCCAGTTGGCAAAGAACAAGGTTGACAAATGGTCTCAGCTAAATGATGAACTCCGGGCACAGCTGAACTCGGACGTCACGGAACGGGATGCCCTCGGCCAAGAATATGCGGTGCTGAGGTCCAAATTAGAGGCAACTTATATTGATTCTTCTGACCTCGAGGAAATGCTGGCCCAGTATAAGGCTGATGTAGAGATAGTCGAGGCTTGCTTAAAGACGAAGATCGAGTACGTAAAGCGGCTATTCCGGAGAGAGACcttcgaggagatccatgcctgA
- the LOC104086641 gene encoding probable sodium/metabolite cotransporter BASS3, chloroplastic isoform X2 has protein sequence MSKTKRRIIHKLCLHCFHLLWHSLLLLLFLNLPLSLGEANPFHIHCGLRVSKELYAPALGGIMLSIGIRLSIDDFALAIKRPLPLSVGFIAQYVLKPALGIIVAQAFGMPQTFYAGFVLMSCVAGAQLSSYASFLSKSDVAFSILLTSSSTIASVLVTPLLTGLLIGSVVPVDAIAMSKSILQVVLLPVTLGLALNTYAKPVVSVIQPVMPFVAMICTSLCIGSPLAINRAQILSAEGARLIGPVLTFHAVAFAVGYWFSKLPFFRFEEKVCRTISLCTGMQSSTLAGLLATQFLGSTQAVPPACSVVAMAIMGLCLASFWGSGYRIRDIPSLLFLQTASTIKPSQ, from the exons ATGTCGAAGACGAAAAGGCGGATTATTCACAAGCTTTGTCTGCATTGCTTCCATTTGTTGTGGCACTCACTGCTGTTGCTGCTCTTTCTCAACCTTCCACTTTCACTTG GTGAAGCTAATCCCTTTCACATTCACTGTGGCCTACG GGTGTCTAAAGAATTGTACGCTCCTGCGCTTGGAGGAATCATGTTGTCAATTGGAATTAGACTTTCCATTGATGATTTTGCTCTCGCTATTAAAAG ACCTTTGCCCTTATCTGTTGGATTCATTGCTCAATATGTCCTGAAGCCAGCTCTTGGCATAATTGTAGCACAGGCATTTGGGATGCCTCAGACATTCTACGCTGGTTTTGTCCTGATGTCTTGTGTTGCTGGGGCTCAATTATCAAGTTATGCAAGCTTCTTGAGCAAAAGTGACGTGGCGTTCAGTATTCTCTTGACCAGTTCAAGCACCATTGCTTCAGTTCTTGTTACTCCACTTTTAACTGGCCTTCTCATTGGTTCAGTCGTTCCAGTTGATGCAATTGCAATGTCAAAGTCAATCTTGCAG GTCGTTCTTCTCCCAGTCACTCTTGGCTTAGCGCTGAACACCTATGCAAAACCAGTAGTATCTGTTATTCAACCTGTGATGCCTTTCGTTGCCATGATTTGTACTTCACTGTGTATTGGCAGTCCTCTTGCAATCAACCGTGCTCAGATTCTTTCTGCTGAGGGTGCCAGGTTGATTGGTCCTGTACTGACATTTCATGCAGTGGCATTTGCAGTGGGTTATTGGTTCTCGAAACTTCCATTTTTTAG GTTTGAAGAAAAAGTCTGCAGGACAATTTCACTATGCACAGGAATGCAGAGTTCCACGCTGGCAGGGCTTCTTGCAACTCAATTCCTTGGGAGCACTCAAGCGGTCCCTCCTGCATGTTCTGTAGTTGCAATGGCTATCATGGGCCTTTGTCTTGCCTCTTTCTGGGGAAGTGGATATCGGATCAGGGACATACCCTCCCTTCTCTTTCTACAAACTGCTTCGACAATCAAGCCTTCTCAGTAA
- the LOC104086641 gene encoding probable sodium/metabolite cotransporter BASS3, chloroplastic isoform X1 yields MSLIPSLSLKYPKPFLLFPNSISSSNSNFSILHSKNRYLSFQAIKNVKCLNGGSLNAVACSTSSPLIGRVGLHRREGNFSLLSFGANPRSFYVEDEKADYSQALSALLPFVVALTAVAALSQPSTFTWVSKELYAPALGGIMLSIGIRLSIDDFALAIKRPLPLSVGFIAQYVLKPALGIIVAQAFGMPQTFYAGFVLMSCVAGAQLSSYASFLSKSDVAFSILLTSSSTIASVLVTPLLTGLLIGSVVPVDAIAMSKSILQVVLLPVTLGLALNTYAKPVVSVIQPVMPFVAMICTSLCIGSPLAINRAQILSAEGARLIGPVLTFHAVAFAVGYWFSKLPFFRFEEKVCRTISLCTGMQSSTLAGLLATQFLGSTQAVPPACSVVAMAIMGLCLASFWGSGYRIRDIPSLLFLQTASTIKPSQ; encoded by the exons ATGTCATTAATTCCATCTTTATCCCTTAAATACCCAAAACCTTTTCTTTTATTCCCCAATTCAATATCTTCTTCAAACTCCAATTTCTCAATTTTGCATAGCAAGAACCGATATTTAAGCTTTCAAGCTATAAAAAACGTAAAATGTCTTAATGGGGGCTCGTTAAACGCCGTTGCGTGTTCGACTTCGTCGCCGTTAATTGGGAGAGTGGGTTTGCATAGACGGGAAGGTAACTTTTCGTTACTGTCGTTTGGTGCAAATCCGAGGAGTTTTTATGTCGAAGACGAAAAGGCGGATTATTCACAAGCTTTGTCTGCATTGCTTCCATTTGTTGTGGCACTCACTGCTGTTGCTGCTCTTTCTCAACCTTCCACTTTCACTTG GGTGTCTAAAGAATTGTACGCTCCTGCGCTTGGAGGAATCATGTTGTCAATTGGAATTAGACTTTCCATTGATGATTTTGCTCTCGCTATTAAAAG ACCTTTGCCCTTATCTGTTGGATTCATTGCTCAATATGTCCTGAAGCCAGCTCTTGGCATAATTGTAGCACAGGCATTTGGGATGCCTCAGACATTCTACGCTGGTTTTGTCCTGATGTCTTGTGTTGCTGGGGCTCAATTATCAAGTTATGCAAGCTTCTTGAGCAAAAGTGACGTGGCGTTCAGTATTCTCTTGACCAGTTCAAGCACCATTGCTTCAGTTCTTGTTACTCCACTTTTAACTGGCCTTCTCATTGGTTCAGTCGTTCCAGTTGATGCAATTGCAATGTCAAAGTCAATCTTGCAG GTCGTTCTTCTCCCAGTCACTCTTGGCTTAGCGCTGAACACCTATGCAAAACCAGTAGTATCTGTTATTCAACCTGTGATGCCTTTCGTTGCCATGATTTGTACTTCACTGTGTATTGGCAGTCCTCTTGCAATCAACCGTGCTCAGATTCTTTCTGCTGAGGGTGCCAGGTTGATTGGTCCTGTACTGACATTTCATGCAGTGGCATTTGCAGTGGGTTATTGGTTCTCGAAACTTCCATTTTTTAG GTTTGAAGAAAAAGTCTGCAGGACAATTTCACTATGCACAGGAATGCAGAGTTCCACGCTGGCAGGGCTTCTTGCAACTCAATTCCTTGGGAGCACTCAAGCGGTCCCTCCTGCATGTTCTGTAGTTGCAATGGCTATCATGGGCCTTTGTCTTGCCTCTTTCTGGGGAAGTGGATATCGGATCAGGGACATACCCTCCCTTCTCTTTCTACAAACTGCTTCGACAATCAAGCCTTCTCAGTAA